The following proteins are co-located in the Pseudomonas sp. ATCC 13867 genome:
- a CDS encoding site-specific integrase, with protein MSIAVEALQAPTKDSLDAWLNTPRLAKCGNVFTPAEPMWKPDKSACHSVNWEAAIAGVSPDWQPWLHAALAYRMADQAAMSVSKLASVLSRAAQAGLDPLNEGQLIDLRERFNLGEFSCTATFMAFWHDCESLEQRPSQSLINAYQTLPRNKRSSNDVILSLDPEKGPLTQVEQDALHQWIHEQFGHGQLEFEEYLYLRILMIYGQRGSQMRMMVFGDFTKSDQGCKVKFHWAKRKDNEAGWRAKAETFSLDEDLYNTVKAYKAMVLAQLWQTYPDGADWNAAIENVPLFRRKLDDEAEHWGARNAPVLLDSPLQKGLEDAPQPIFHAGSGTIKCWLERIERRRDFPISPRTHQPLKVTRGHRFKHTLGTDLSNAGLDEWTMARALMHNDTRTVRKYRAVSPELLALIDAKMSDHMALVVNAFTGIIVTDRTSAINGDRADRLIEDVAVCGATATCHLDAPYTCYACGKFQPLLHANHREVLERLERRREQTIATDKTTGVLWDRAILACRKVILDCEAMLRSGRNSE; from the coding sequence GTGAGCATCGCCGTCGAAGCACTGCAGGCACCCACGAAGGACAGCCTCGATGCATGGCTGAACACGCCTCGCCTGGCGAAATGTGGGAACGTGTTCACACCCGCCGAACCGATGTGGAAACCGGATAAATCGGCTTGTCATTCAGTCAACTGGGAAGCGGCTATTGCCGGCGTCTCGCCGGATTGGCAGCCCTGGTTGCACGCCGCCCTGGCGTACCGAATGGCCGATCAGGCAGCGATGTCGGTTTCTAAACTCGCCAGTGTGTTGTCGCGGGCTGCTCAGGCCGGGCTTGACCCGCTCAACGAGGGTCAACTGATAGATCTGCGAGAGCGCTTCAATCTTGGTGAGTTTAGTTGCACTGCCACTTTCATGGCGTTTTGGCACGACTGCGAATCCCTCGAACAGCGTCCGTCGCAATCCCTGATCAATGCCTACCAGACGCTGCCCAGGAATAAGCGCTCCAGCAACGATGTGATCCTCAGCCTTGACCCCGAGAAAGGTCCTTTGACGCAGGTGGAGCAGGACGCGCTGCATCAATGGATACATGAGCAGTTTGGTCACGGGCAGTTAGAGTTCGAGGAGTATCTTTACCTGCGCATATTGATGATTTACGGGCAGCGTGGCTCTCAGATGCGAATGATGGTTTTTGGTGATTTCACCAAAAGCGATCAGGGATGCAAGGTGAAGTTTCATTGGGCAAAGCGAAAAGACAACGAGGCGGGTTGGCGAGCAAAGGCCGAAACATTCAGTCTGGATGAGGACCTCTACAACACCGTGAAGGCCTACAAGGCAATGGTTCTGGCGCAACTCTGGCAAACGTATCCAGACGGCGCCGACTGGAATGCAGCCATTGAGAATGTGCCCCTCTTTCGTCGGAAGCTGGATGATGAAGCAGAACATTGGGGGGCGCGGAATGCCCCTGTTTTACTCGACAGCCCCCTTCAAAAAGGCCTCGAAGACGCGCCGCAGCCGATCTTTCATGCCGGATCAGGCACGATCAAATGTTGGCTTGAGCGCATCGAGCGAAGGAGGGACTTTCCGATTTCACCTCGCACCCATCAGCCGCTGAAAGTGACGCGGGGGCACCGGTTCAAACACACCTTAGGTACCGACCTTTCCAATGCGGGGCTGGATGAATGGACGATGGCCCGCGCATTGATGCACAACGATACTCGGACAGTGCGAAAGTACCGCGCCGTGTCGCCGGAGTTGCTGGCGTTGATCGACGCGAAGATGAGCGACCATATGGCCTTGGTTGTGAATGCGTTCACCGGGATCATCGTCACGGATCGCACCTCTGCGATAAACGGGGATCGAGCGGATCGACTAATCGAGGATGTGGCAGTTTGCGGTGCCACTGCCACCTGCCATCTCGATGCGCCTTACACCTGTTATGCATGCGGAAAATTTCAACCTCTTCTGCACGCCAATCATCGCGAGGTCCTTGAGCGATTGGAACGTCGTCGGGAGCAAACCATTGCCACGGATAAAACGACCGGAGTGCTCTGGGATCGGGCCATTCTGGCCTGCCGTAAGGTGATTTTGGATTGTGAGGCCATGCTACGGTCAGGGAGGAACAGCGAATGA
- a CDS encoding pirin family protein, with the protein MTTLATLQRASKGNYFRVYALRGQEQLLDPFLGIDHAWMSAPTFAPHPHAGFSAVSYVFLDSETGIENKDSLGNHNLIQPGGLHWAAAGSGIVHEEIPAEPDMTVHSLQIFVALPPEHRDGPPFALSLEPQDIPVVRLPGAKVRVAAGRFGQAASPLRPPTEVTLLDVSLDDGAALTVPLAAGHVVIVMPIHGALSVDGQLFERDSIKLPVFQPDSSERVLLLQAPQGAAKAMIFAGVPLYPSAT; encoded by the coding sequence ATGACAACCCTCGCCACGCTACAGCGGGCCAGCAAGGGCAATTATTTCCGGGTCTACGCACTGCGCGGCCAGGAGCAACTGCTCGATCCGTTCCTCGGCATCGATCACGCCTGGATGAGCGCGCCCACCTTCGCGCCCCACCCGCATGCCGGTTTCTCGGCGGTGTCCTATGTGTTTCTCGACTCGGAGACGGGTATCGAGAACAAGGACTCGCTCGGCAACCACAACCTGATCCAGCCGGGTGGGCTGCACTGGGCGGCGGCAGGCAGCGGGATAGTCCATGAGGAAATCCCTGCCGAGCCGGACATGACGGTGCATTCGCTGCAGATATTCGTCGCTTTGCCGCCCGAACATCGGGACGGCCCTCCATTCGCCTTGAGCCTGGAGCCGCAGGACATACCCGTGGTGCGCCTGCCGGGTGCCAAGGTGCGAGTGGCCGCTGGCAGGTTCGGCCAAGCCGCTTCACCGCTGCGACCGCCAACCGAGGTGACACTGCTCGATGTATCTCTGGATGACGGCGCCGCGCTGACGGTTCCGTTGGCGGCCGGGCATGTCGTCATCGTCATGCCGATCCATGGCGCTCTGTCGGTAGACGGTCAGCTGTTCGAGCGGGACTCCATCAAACTGCCTGTTTTTCAACCCGACAGCAGCGAGCGCGTCCTGCTGCTGCAGGCCCCCCAGGGGGCCGCCAAGGCGATGATCTTCGCCGGCGTGCCCCTTTATCCCAGTGCCACCTAG
- a CDS encoding extracellular solute-binding protein — protein sequence MESLRFASLVTTATGMLLIASNSVAADAVRTVNVYAWASYLAPETLARFEKQTGIKVKYDSFDSADVLEAKLMTGHTGYDVVQPGVAMLDRLIRAKALQPSGMQQYKTKEQYDPQLLAQLEKVDPGNLYAVPYAWGTTGLAYNKDAIEKRIPNAPLNSFDLLFKPEYTSKLKDCGIAIIDSPQEVMSIALHYLGKNPYSQNSADYIAAKQLLDKLRPNLRYIAFGKQSNDLANGDLCLALSYNGDAMTAKGQAVAANKPFAIGYQIPKEGTLAWIDNFAIPADAPHVEEAKEFIEFVTEAEGMAEMTNTLYYANANRASLDKVNPVLRNDETLFPSAESRKTLFGEEPLPARTLRERTRTWASFRTNVGN from the coding sequence ATGGAAAGCCTGCGATTCGCTTCACTTGTTACAACAGCGACTGGAATGTTGCTAATCGCCTCAAACTCTGTGGCGGCCGATGCCGTACGAACAGTCAACGTCTACGCCTGGGCGAGTTATCTCGCACCAGAGACTCTGGCTCGCTTTGAAAAACAGACTGGCATCAAGGTTAAGTACGACAGCTTTGATAGCGCGGACGTCCTAGAAGCTAAGTTGATGACCGGACACACCGGTTACGACGTAGTCCAACCGGGCGTCGCCATGCTTGATCGCTTGATTCGGGCCAAAGCGCTACAGCCATCGGGCATGCAGCAATATAAAACGAAAGAGCAGTACGATCCCCAGTTGCTCGCTCAGCTCGAGAAGGTCGACCCCGGGAACCTCTATGCTGTGCCCTATGCTTGGGGCACTACTGGCCTTGCATACAACAAGGACGCCATCGAGAAACGCATTCCAAATGCACCGCTAAACAGCTTTGACCTACTGTTCAAGCCGGAATACACCAGCAAGCTGAAGGACTGTGGCATCGCTATCATCGACTCCCCCCAAGAAGTCATGAGTATCGCCCTGCACTACCTCGGAAAGAATCCTTACAGCCAAAATTCGGCCGATTATATAGCCGCCAAACAATTGCTCGACAAGCTGCGGCCGAACCTTCGTTATATTGCATTCGGCAAGCAGAGCAATGATCTGGCTAACGGTGACCTATGCCTGGCTCTGTCTTATAACGGTGACGCCATGACTGCCAAGGGGCAGGCTGTCGCGGCCAATAAACCATTCGCTATCGGCTATCAGATTCCCAAAGAAGGAACCCTGGCCTGGATTGATAACTTCGCAATCCCCGCAGACGCCCCCCACGTTGAGGAAGCGAAGGAATTTATCGAATTTGTGACCGAGGCCGAGGGAATGGCAGAGATGACGAACACTCTGTACTACGCCAATGCCAATCGGGCATCACTCGACAAGGTCAACCCGGTACTACGCAACGACGAAACTCTGTTCCCATCCGCCGAAAGCCGCAAGACATTGTTCGGCGAGGAACCGTTGCCGGCCCGGACATTACGCGAGCGGACTCGGACCTGGGCAAGTTTCAGAACCAATGTCGGGAACTAG
- a CDS encoding isochorismatase family protein yields the protein MAFQRFDAANSALLLIDHQVGTMGWVKSIPFEEMKRNALMLAKTARILKMPVVLTSSMEEYAQGPLLAELESILPAEFAARIKRVGIVNAMDDENFAAAVRATGRRKIIIAGVTNDVCTVFPALSLVGDGYEVQVIADAGGSPSAIGDDMALRRMEKAGVTLSSTNQVIAELAGSWSTPEGGEIVQQVVMPALQG from the coding sequence ATGGCTTTTCAACGTTTCGATGCTGCCAATTCCGCCCTGCTGCTGATCGACCATCAGGTCGGCACCATGGGCTGGGTCAAGTCCATCCCCTTCGAGGAGATGAAGCGCAACGCGCTGATGCTGGCGAAGACCGCTCGCATCCTCAAGATGCCCGTGGTGCTGACGTCCAGCATGGAGGAATACGCTCAAGGGCCGCTGCTGGCCGAGCTGGAAAGCATATTACCGGCCGAGTTCGCCGCCCGTATCAAGCGGGTCGGCATCGTCAATGCGATGGACGACGAAAACTTTGCAGCGGCTGTTCGTGCGACCGGGCGACGCAAAATCATCATCGCCGGCGTGACCAATGACGTTTGCACAGTCTTCCCGGCTCTGAGCCTGGTGGGCGATGGCTACGAAGTACAGGTGATTGCCGATGCCGGTGGCTCACCGAGCGCGATTGGCGACGACATGGCTCTGCGCCGCATGGAGAAGGCTGGCGTCACGCTCTCCAGCACCAATCAGGTGATCGCCGAGCTGGCCGGCAGCTGGAGTACACCGGAGGGCGGTGAGATCGTGCAGCAAGTGGTGATGCCGGCACTACAAGGCTAG
- a CDS encoding tyrosine-type recombinase/integrase: MNTTATFSHQPWNKGKLVGQKAPLRLSDIWAIRVRLQIAERTRDLALFDLAIDSKLRACDLTKLRVRDIAHGEHVSPRAIVMQQKTQRPVQFEITEQTRAALAVWIHQAQLRSEDCLFPSRLRGSDHLSTRQYARIVKSWVTAIGLDPAMYGTHTLRRTKASLIYRRTKNLRAVQLLLGHTKLESTIRYLGIEVDDALEMAEQTEV; this comes from the coding sequence ATGAACACCACTGCCACCTTCAGCCACCAGCCTTGGAACAAAGGAAAGCTAGTCGGACAGAAAGCCCCGCTCCGGCTCAGCGATATATGGGCCATCAGGGTAAGGCTCCAGATTGCGGAGAGAACCCGGGATCTTGCTCTATTCGACTTGGCCATCGACAGCAAGCTGCGAGCCTGCGACTTAACCAAGCTTCGTGTGCGGGACATAGCCCATGGAGAACACGTGTCGCCGCGAGCCATCGTGATGCAGCAGAAAACACAGCGACCAGTGCAGTTTGAGATCACAGAGCAAACCCGGGCGGCTTTGGCGGTCTGGATACATCAGGCCCAGCTCCGCAGCGAGGATTGCCTGTTTCCGAGCCGGTTGCGAGGCTCAGATCATCTCTCCACCAGGCAATACGCTCGAATCGTTAAATCCTGGGTGACAGCCATTGGCCTTGATCCGGCCATGTACGGCACCCACACTCTGCGGCGTACGAAGGCATCCCTGATCTACCGCAGGACGAAGAACCTGAGGGCAGTCCAACTCCTTCTCGGCCATACGAAGCTTGAAAGCACCATCCGATACCTGGGAATTGAGGTCGATGACGCCTTGGAAATGGCGGAACAGACCGAGGTCTAA
- a CDS encoding TorF family putative porin translates to MNHISKLCIAGILLAPWGASQAFQLNDDLSLDLNIGAYSDYHSRGMSQTQNDPAIQGSVTLSHSSGLYAGVWSSNVDFGYGSKTRQEIDYYAGYYWKITDNVSLDLAYFEYEYPKESKLNYSETYAKLSAYGIYAGGYYSGDMGGDQSYLYSFVGYETALPMDIGLNIRYGLVDFKDDILVDGNGSTASTYNEWQVSLSKKLLGLDWSLAYVDSNLSNDECASYNGFDDVCGSNLVLGVSKSF, encoded by the coding sequence ATGAATCACATATCAAAGCTTTGCATTGCTGGCATATTGCTGGCGCCGTGGGGGGCGAGCCAAGCATTCCAGTTGAATGATGACCTTAGCCTAGATTTGAATATTGGCGCTTACAGTGACTACCACAGTCGTGGTATGTCACAAACCCAGAACGATCCAGCCATTCAGGGTTCCGTCACGCTTTCTCACTCCAGTGGGCTGTACGCCGGAGTATGGAGCTCCAACGTCGATTTCGGTTATGGCAGTAAGACTCGCCAAGAAATAGACTATTACGCAGGCTATTACTGGAAAATAACCGACAATGTATCCCTCGACCTTGCTTATTTCGAGTATGAGTACCCGAAAGAAAGCAAGCTTAACTACAGCGAAACCTACGCAAAGCTTTCCGCATACGGGATCTATGCAGGAGGATATTACTCAGGTGATATGGGAGGCGACCAGAGTTACTTGTACAGCTTTGTCGGCTATGAAACCGCACTCCCTATGGATATTGGACTTAATATCCGTTACGGTTTGGTTGACTTCAAAGATGACATCTTGGTTGATGGAAACGGCAGCACTGCCTCCACCTACAATGAATGGCAGGTTTCGCTAAGCAAGAAATTACTTGGTCTTGACTGGTCGCTAGCCTATGTAGACTCCAACTTGTCGAATGATGAGTGCGCTAGTTACAACGGTTTCGACGATGTCTGTGGCTCAAACCTAGTACTTGGCGTGAGCAAGTCCTTCTGA
- a CDS encoding MBL fold metallo-hydrolase: MTLKVADAWFEKRTFDDGVTLLWEPHVHPMLRCNIWHVPGRDRDLLIDTGLGVASLREAARNLFLKPVCAVATHSHLDHMGGLHEFECRLCHAAEAEYFSQPNSDNRLVINDDHWLATYMSDLGCDRLVIDALPGPGFDPAKWALLPAPPTGLLVDQDIIDLGDRHFEVLHLPGHSPGSIALYEQSTRTLFSGDVVYDADLLDSIPHANIGDYAASLERLRGLQVDVVHAGHEASFGRERLLAIIDTYLERWNKDIGG, encoded by the coding sequence ATGACGCTCAAAGTGGCAGACGCTTGGTTCGAGAAAAGGACATTTGATGATGGAGTCACGTTGCTATGGGAACCTCATGTACATCCCATGTTGCGCTGCAATATCTGGCATGTCCCTGGGCGCGATCGCGACCTGCTAATCGATACCGGACTAGGTGTTGCCAGCCTTCGCGAAGCAGCACGCAACCTATTTCTGAAACCGGTGTGCGCAGTAGCAACTCATAGCCATCTCGACCACATGGGAGGTCTGCACGAGTTCGAATGCAGGCTATGTCACGCCGCAGAGGCAGAGTATTTTTCTCAGCCAAACAGCGATAACCGCTTGGTTATCAATGATGATCATTGGCTAGCGACGTACATGTCAGACTTGGGCTGCGACCGCCTGGTAATCGATGCCCTCCCAGGGCCTGGCTTCGACCCCGCGAAGTGGGCACTGCTACCGGCGCCGCCTACCGGACTTTTAGTAGACCAAGACATCATCGATCTGGGCGACCGTCATTTCGAGGTGCTCCATCTGCCCGGACACTCCCCAGGCAGCATTGCCTTGTACGAGCAGAGTACGAGAACGCTGTTTTCTGGAGATGTGGTGTACGACGCCGATCTGCTTGATTCCATTCCGCACGCGAATATTGGCGACTACGCGGCGTCCCTAGAACGCCTGCGGGGGCTTCAGGTTGATGTTGTGCATGCCGGACACGAAGCCAGCTTCGGCCGCGAAAGATTGCTAGCCATCATCGATACGTACTTGGAACGCTGGAATAAAGATATAGGGGGCTGA
- a CDS encoding LysR family transcriptional regulator: MELLNDMALFVEVVKAKGFRGASEATGVPNSTLSRRISTLEKAIGLRLLHRTTRKVEVTEAGQLYFERCKRIVDEARLAHEQLGEMLAQPSGVLRASLPVDFAVTYLAPLIAEFADLYPGITFDFDLTPRRVDLVSEPFDVAIRMGEPENSQLIARLLASLTPNLYASPGYLQREGEPSSPADLEAHQCLGILKTGAWTLLDGLQTVSVSVGGRYQLNSVGMIRRLATLNQGIVLMPEEIVADELENGRLRRIMPNWRGLPMPVYAITETRLLPAKTQRFIEFLRERLASRG; the protein is encoded by the coding sequence ATGGAGCTCCTGAATGACATGGCCCTATTCGTCGAGGTGGTGAAGGCCAAGGGCTTTCGCGGTGCCTCCGAGGCGACCGGGGTGCCCAACTCGACGCTGTCGCGGCGCATTAGCACCCTGGAAAAAGCTATAGGCCTGCGCCTGCTGCATCGCACGACGCGCAAGGTCGAGGTGACGGAAGCCGGCCAGCTCTACTTCGAGCGCTGCAAACGCATCGTCGACGAGGCGCGACTGGCCCATGAGCAACTGGGCGAAATGCTGGCGCAGCCCAGCGGAGTGCTGCGTGCCTCGCTGCCGGTGGATTTCGCGGTAACTTACCTCGCGCCGTTAATCGCCGAGTTCGCCGACCTGTACCCAGGCATCACCTTCGATTTCGACCTCACCCCGAGACGCGTCGACCTGGTCAGCGAACCCTTCGATGTGGCCATCCGCATGGGCGAGCCGGAAAACTCGCAACTTATCGCGCGGCTGCTGGCGTCTCTGACGCCCAACTTGTATGCCTCGCCGGGCTATCTGCAGCGTGAAGGGGAACCCTCCAGCCCGGCCGACCTGGAAGCACATCAGTGTTTGGGCATCCTGAAAACCGGGGCCTGGACGCTACTGGATGGCCTGCAAACAGTCAGCGTGTCAGTGGGTGGGCGCTACCAATTGAATAGCGTGGGGATGATTCGGCGTCTGGCGACGCTCAATCAGGGCATCGTCCTGATGCCAGAAGAAATAGTCGCGGATGAACTAGAAAACGGCAGGCTGCGCCGCATCATGCCGAACTGGCGGGGACTGCCGATGCCAGTGTACGCCATCACTGAGACACGTCTGCTGCCGGCCAAGACGCAGCGGTTCATCGAGTTCCTGCGCGAGAGGTTGGCTTCAAGAGGGTGA
- a CDS encoding site-specific integrase, whose product MGFQVTEQVVNAARRKLLVQDYIPIYYPNLYITMEHSGRALETTKKYLEHLAVFEEFLAFSSIDLISHLEQRPHSQYLTDSELSRFVSDAGFSKETLAMKYAGMHLHPTAYKSVGKVHAQQRIEAVRDYLAFLYDKLGDHSTRYEAVDDLKKRINRKIKAASPAWKKTRTDEMKGLTSPERTRLLEIMHPDSSENPFSDEAIRLRNYIILLLGLDMGLRRSEMLLIKTSDIHWHSRQLAVVNLEDESLDPRTMAPQFKTHERMLVMTDDLYDAITEYESKYRHRKPRNGASQARRHPFLLVAHKRNEGGPLTIKAVDGVLSRVREIAPELAHVHPHILRHDAVYTMLESMREELAVLTPEDRTTQVQKTLTWMFGWSPDSNMPGHYGAKFWKEEADKAIQKRAERFTFSRQKAGTTQRGSE is encoded by the coding sequence ATGGGTTTCCAGGTCACAGAGCAGGTGGTGAATGCTGCTCGAAGAAAGCTGCTGGTACAAGACTACATCCCGATCTACTACCCCAACCTATACATCACCATGGAGCACTCGGGCAGAGCCCTCGAAACGACCAAGAAGTACCTTGAGCATCTGGCTGTGTTTGAGGAGTTTCTGGCCTTTTCCTCCATTGATTTGATTTCTCACCTCGAACAGCGCCCTCACAGCCAATACCTGACAGACAGTGAGCTTTCTAGGTTTGTGTCGGACGCGGGGTTCAGCAAGGAAACCTTGGCCATGAAGTATGCGGGGATGCATTTGCATCCGACTGCCTACAAATCCGTTGGCAAAGTCCATGCGCAGCAGCGAATCGAGGCGGTACGCGACTATCTGGCCTTCCTCTATGACAAGTTGGGTGATCACTCAACACGATATGAGGCGGTTGACGACCTGAAGAAGCGCATCAACCGCAAGATCAAAGCGGCCAGCCCTGCGTGGAAAAAAACGCGAACGGACGAAATGAAAGGGCTTACCAGCCCGGAGCGAACTCGATTGCTGGAAATCATGCATCCGGATAGCTCCGAGAACCCCTTTTCAGATGAAGCCATCAGGCTGCGTAACTACATCATTTTGCTGCTGGGTCTCGACATGGGGCTGCGCCGTTCCGAGATGCTGCTGATCAAGACCAGCGATATTCACTGGCACAGTCGTCAACTAGCGGTGGTTAACCTGGAGGATGAGAGCCTCGATCCACGAACCATGGCCCCGCAATTCAAAACCCACGAGCGCATGCTGGTGATGACCGATGACCTGTATGACGCAATTACTGAATACGAATCGAAATATCGCCACAGAAAGCCCCGTAACGGCGCATCGCAAGCGAGAAGGCATCCGTTTTTGCTGGTGGCGCACAAGCGAAATGAGGGCGGACCTCTGACCATCAAGGCAGTGGATGGCGTTCTGTCCAGGGTCCGAGAAATAGCGCCGGAACTGGCTCATGTGCACCCGCATATTCTGAGGCATGACGCGGTCTACACGATGCTGGAAAGCATGCGTGAGGAACTGGCAGTGCTCACGCCGGAGGATCGCACCACGCAAGTACAAAAGACCCTCACATGGATGTTCGGCTGGAGTCCCGATTCGAACATGCCAGGCCACTACGGCGCGAAATTCTGGAAGGAAGAGGCAGACAAAGCGATACAGAAACGGGCCGAGCGATTTACGTTCAGCCGTCAGAAGGCCGGCACGACACAAAGAGGTTCAGAGTGA
- a CDS encoding alkene reductase — MQQLFTPIHVGRYSLRNRLVMAPMTRSRAQADGTPGELAVEYYAQRAGLGLIVSEGTQPSDDGQGYLTTPGIYTDAHVAGWRKVTEQVHAKGGHLFIQLMHAGRMSHPDNTPHHRQGVAPSAIAPNTQMFTPTGMQDIPAPRALSREEIRQTVVDFRFAARRAIEAGADGVEIHAANAYLIQQFFAPSANTRTDEYGGSIENRARFAIEVASAIAEEIGADRTAIRLSPGTTLWGIDEGAEGPDLYRYLVAELDKLSLAYLHVMQQGDEPLLADIRKLWRHTLILNRPGRPREEIGADLSAGLADLEAYGQMVLANPDFVERLYHAAPLNEANRAAYFGGDAQGYIDYPALYGAAAN, encoded by the coding sequence ATGCAGCAGTTGTTCACCCCCATCCACGTAGGCCGCTACTCCCTGCGCAATCGCCTGGTCATGGCGCCCATGACCCGCAGTCGCGCGCAAGCGGACGGCACACCAGGAGAACTGGCCGTCGAATACTACGCACAGCGTGCCGGTCTCGGCCTGATCGTAAGTGAGGGCACCCAGCCGTCGGATGATGGCCAGGGCTATCTCACCACCCCGGGCATCTACACCGACGCCCATGTTGCGGGCTGGAGGAAAGTCACCGAGCAGGTGCATGCCAAGGGCGGCCACCTCTTCATTCAGCTGATGCATGCCGGGCGTATGTCGCACCCGGACAACACACCACACCATCGTCAGGGCGTCGCCCCCTCGGCAATCGCGCCGAACACCCAGATGTTCACCCCGACGGGTATGCAGGACATTCCCGCCCCCCGCGCGCTTAGCCGCGAAGAGATTCGCCAGACCGTCGTCGACTTCCGCTTCGCCGCCCGCCGCGCCATCGAGGCCGGGGCCGACGGCGTCGAGATTCATGCTGCCAACGCCTACCTGATCCAGCAGTTCTTTGCCCCGAGTGCCAACACCCGCACCGACGAGTATGGCGGCTCCATCGAGAATCGCGCCCGCTTCGCCATTGAGGTGGCAAGTGCCATCGCCGAGGAAATCGGCGCCGATCGTACGGCCATCCGCCTGTCGCCTGGCACCACGCTGTGGGGCATCGACGAGGGAGCCGAGGGCCCCGACCTGTACCGCTACCTGGTAGCTGAACTCGACAAGCTGAGCCTGGCCTACCTGCATGTCATGCAGCAGGGTGACGAACCTCTGCTGGCCGACATTCGAAAGCTGTGGCGGCACACGCTGATTCTCAACCGACCAGGGCGGCCACGCGAAGAGATCGGTGCCGACTTGTCAGCAGGGCTGGCCGATCTGGAAGCCTATGGCCAGATGGTTCTGGCCAACCCTGATTTCGTCGAGCGGCTGTACCATGCTGCCCCGTTGAACGAAGCCAATCGAGCGGCTTATTTCGGCGGCGACGCACAGGGCTATATCGACTACCCGGCGCTGTACGGCGCGGCGGCGAACTGA
- a CDS encoding LysR substrate-binding domain-containing protein — MHIPALNNLRVFESVARLGHVGAAAAELHITPGAVSQQLKSLQSALGVELFSRQGRNIVLTQAGLALHRSVAKGMHEINDGLNQIISQSQQAIPTTTLTISTEPVFGSSWLIPSLLGFKEAYPHIRLRIIAANHVTEVDWKRANVALLYAAPPWEGLWWRPLRTLHMFPVCSPQLLRGPNALSNPYDLVHHRLLHEDDGTLWRRWLLEARVPYPGESDLHIESFSMALQAARDGYGVALSDEFNSRRDLDQGLLVRPFNLEVPAGLGYYCLCPEEQRHITGVVQFVDWLIAQTALDVQQLSGRS, encoded by the coding sequence ATGCACATTCCTGCACTAAATAACTTGCGTGTGTTTGAGTCCGTCGCCCGTCTTGGTCATGTGGGGGCTGCGGCTGCGGAGCTGCACATCACTCCAGGTGCCGTCAGCCAGCAGCTCAAGAGCCTGCAATCTGCTCTGGGTGTGGAACTATTCAGTCGCCAAGGGAGAAACATAGTTCTCACGCAGGCGGGGTTGGCGCTACACCGCTCGGTTGCCAAGGGCATGCATGAGATTAACGATGGACTCAATCAGATCATTAGCCAGTCGCAACAGGCCATACCGACGACAACTCTGACCATTTCGACCGAACCGGTATTTGGTTCGTCTTGGCTGATACCTAGTTTGTTAGGGTTCAAGGAGGCCTATCCGCACATCCGCCTTCGCATTATCGCCGCCAACCATGTCACGGAAGTGGATTGGAAGAGAGCTAATGTCGCTCTGCTGTACGCAGCCCCGCCCTGGGAGGGGCTGTGGTGGCGCCCTCTACGCACCCTTCACATGTTTCCGGTGTGTAGCCCACAACTGTTGCGGGGGCCCAACGCATTGTCTAATCCGTACGACCTAGTACATCACCGACTACTGCATGAGGATGACGGCACCCTCTGGCGTCGTTGGCTGCTGGAAGCGCGCGTACCCTACCCAGGTGAGTCAGATCTGCATATCGAGAGCTTTAGCATGGCCTTGCAAGCTGCCCGCGACGGTTACGGAGTGGCCCTCTCGGATGAGTTTAACTCGCGCCGGGATCTAGATCAGGGTCTGCTCGTGCGGCCCTTCAATCTTGAAGTACCTGCTGGCCTCGGTTACTACTGCCTATGTCCTGAAGAGCAACGGCACATAACAGGAGTGGTTCAGTTCGTAGACTGGCTGATAGCCCAAACTGCCCTGGATGTACAGCAACTTAGCGGTCGTTCCTAG